Proteins from a genomic interval of Paenibacillus sp. FSL H8-0048:
- a CDS encoding ABC transporter permease, translated as MKPAQTTVPHQTLRGNGWLRKHAGHYQLWLMVLPAVIYIAIFCYGPMYGIQLAFREFNFSKGLTGGEWAGLKYFEQYFNSPMFWPTLRNTFIIAFFSILLGFPMPILLALVVNSIRSNRRKRILQTTVYMPYFISTVVLVALLQIMLSPTTGLIDGFLKALHLIPADTNLIGDPGAFVPVYVISAIWQACGWNSIIFIAALSSVDAQQYDAARIDGANRWQTVWHVEIPAILPTIIILLIMNMGSILSVGFEKTFLMQNSLNKPVSEVISTYVFNVGVKSNQFSFGSAVGLFNTLINFTFLMLANALAKKTSKISLM; from the coding sequence ATGAAACCAGCACAGACCACGGTGCCGCATCAGACGCTGCGGGGGAACGGATGGCTGCGTAAGCATGCCGGGCATTATCAGCTATGGCTGATGGTGCTTCCTGCGGTCATTTATATCGCTATTTTCTGCTATGGTCCGATGTATGGCATCCAGCTTGCTTTTCGTGAATTTAATTTCAGCAAAGGACTGACGGGCGGGGAATGGGCCGGGCTCAAATATTTCGAGCAGTATTTCAACAGCCCGATGTTCTGGCCTACGCTGCGGAATACGTTTATCATTGCCTTTTTCTCCATCCTGCTGGGCTTTCCGATGCCGATCCTGCTGGCGCTGGTGGTCAACTCGATCCGCAGCAATAGACGCAAGCGTATCCTGCAGACTACGGTGTATATGCCATACTTCATTTCCACTGTTGTACTGGTCGCACTATTGCAGATTATGCTGTCTCCTACCACCGGTCTGATTGACGGCTTCCTGAAGGCGCTGCACCTGATCCCTGCGGATACGAATCTTATTGGTGATCCCGGCGCCTTCGTTCCGGTGTATGTCATCTCTGCCATCTGGCAGGCCTGCGGCTGGAACAGCATTATCTTCATCGCCGCCCTGTCCTCGGTGGATGCGCAGCAGTATGACGCCGCCCGGATTGACGGGGCTAACCGCTGGCAGACGGTATGGCATGTCGAGATTCCGGCGATCCTGCCGACCATTATTATTTTATTGATTATGAATATGGGCAGCATACTCAGTGTAGGCTTCGAGAAGACTTTTCTTATGCAAAATAGTCTCAACAAGCCCGTCTCGGAGGTCATCTCTACGTATGTCTTCAATGTGGGCGTGAAATCCAACCAGTTCAGCTTCGGTTCAGCGGTCGGACTATTCAATACCCTGATTAACTTCACGTTCCTGATGCTGGCGAATGCACTGGCCAAAAAAAC